One region of Flavobacterium sp. KACC 22763 genomic DNA includes:
- a CDS encoding secretion protein has product MTKFTKAGLVAAFFLATVFTYAIDGKGDYILNIKTGNGKVVSFTLDTVQNASFSIYDENHNLLYAGESAADKLEVSKTISLESFPAGTYVLEVKANDKVAKHEIKVAAKKVKTVKLDQSVNQSPSFRR; this is encoded by the coding sequence ATGACAAAATTTACCAAAGCTGGTTTAGTTGCTGCCTTTTTTTTAGCGACTGTGTTTACCTACGCCATTGATGGAAAAGGTGATTACATTTTAAATATCAAAACAGGAAACGGAAAAGTAGTTAGCTTTACTTTAGACACTGTACAAAATGCATCTTTCTCTATCTACGACGAGAATCACAACTTACTTTATGCGGGAGAATCTGCAGCAGACAAATTAGAAGTTTCAAAAACAATTAGTTTAGAAAGTTTTCCTGCTGGAACTTATGTTCTTGAAGTGAAAGCAAACGACAAAGTTGCAAAACACGAAATTAAAGTCGCTGCGAAAAAAGTTAAGACTGTAAAGTTAGACCAATCTGTAAACCAGAGTCCATCTTTCCGTCGTTAA
- a CDS encoding flagellar motor protein MotB: MQRKLAILVLLIVFSFRAAAQNETYYRTDKVGEKYAYVDVIKTYERVAAKGYKSVDLFQKLGNSSYTNCELEKAAEWYSKLFSLTTDLEPVYYYRYAESLRFICENAKADALLEKLKRKPKTTIKKKV; this comes from the coding sequence ATGCAGAGAAAACTAGCTATTTTAGTACTGTTAATCGTATTTTCATTTCGTGCAGCTGCGCAAAATGAAACCTATTACAGAACCGATAAAGTCGGCGAAAAATACGCCTATGTCGATGTTATAAAAACCTACGAAAGGGTTGCAGCAAAAGGCTACAAATCTGTAGACTTATTTCAAAAACTAGGAAATTCATCGTATACAAACTGCGAACTCGAAAAGGCGGCCGAATGGTACAGCAAACTTTTTTCTCTTACCACAGATTTAGAACCTGTATATTATTACCGCTACGCAGAATCGTTGCGTTTTATTTGTGAAAATGCAAAAGCCGATGCTTTATTAGAAAAACTAAAGCGTAAACCGAAAACAACGATAAAAAAGAAAGTTTAA
- a CDS encoding T9SS type A sorting domain-containing protein: protein MKKIAKLSLVAALLFTGISTYAIDGNGEFNLHVLKANGKLITFALNKVQKANLAIYDKDGTLIYSESASGKDGILRTFSLEEFPEGTYFLEVEDNMKKAKYEITIDDNASLSRNAVSLVYKAGFAKNSSVAAR from the coding sequence ATGAAAAAGATTGCAAAATTGAGTTTAGTAGCAGCGTTGCTTTTCACAGGAATAAGCACTTACGCAATTGATGGAAATGGAGAATTTAATCTTCATGTATTAAAAGCTAATGGAAAACTGATCACTTTCGCACTTAACAAAGTACAGAAAGCCAATTTAGCTATTTATGACAAGGACGGAACTTTAATTTATTCTGAAAGCGCATCTGGAAAAGATGGAATTTTAAGAACTTTCAGTCTAGAAGAATTTCCTGAAGGGACTTATTTCTTAGAAGTAGAAGACAACATGAAAAAAGCAAAATATGAAATTACAATAGATGATAATGCATCTTTATCAAGAAATGCAGTTTCATTGGTTTATAAAGCTGGTTTTGCTAAAAATTCAAGTGTTGCTGCGCGCTAA
- a CDS encoding GNAT family N-acetyltransferase has protein sequence MNDNTKDISIRRAVNTDLPKLAEFLQHLVHAERPFDVTLKEGEIFYYSIEDFISDPKSELLVIDFNNQIIGCGYAQIRQAKPYQKHEFFGYLGFMFVDPEFRGRGLNNILIDHLKKWVLSQGITEVRLDVYHDNEAAINAYKKAGFEPILTTMRCDISEMNDTI, from the coding sequence ATGAATGACAACACAAAAGATATATCGATCAGGCGAGCTGTAAATACAGATTTACCTAAACTTGCCGAATTTCTGCAACATTTAGTGCATGCAGAAAGACCTTTCGACGTAACATTAAAAGAAGGAGAGATTTTTTATTATAGTATAGAGGATTTTATTTCTGACCCCAAATCAGAACTTTTGGTTATAGACTTTAACAACCAAATTATTGGCTGTGGATATGCTCAAATTCGACAAGCTAAACCTTATCAAAAACATGAATTTTTCGGGTATCTTGGTTTTATGTTTGTAGATCCAGAATTTAGAGGACGTGGTCTTAATAATATATTAATTGACCATCTTAAAAAATGGGTTTTATCTCAAGGAATAACCGAGGTAAGATTAGACGTGTATCATGACAACGAAGCTGCTATCAATGCTTATAAAAAGGCAGGATTTGAACCAATATTGACAACCATGCGTTGCGATATCAGTGAGATGAACGACACTATTTAA